A stretch of Mycobacterium sp. ITM-2016-00316 DNA encodes these proteins:
- a CDS encoding Rv2578c family radical SAM protein encodes MRWDGQSVRADDGALPGLARLGFVRTVRTPEFDGITFHEILCKSALNKVPDAAMLPFRYTVNGYRGCSHACRYCFARPTHEYLDFDPGADFDTQVVVKTNVAEVLSRELRRPSWARETVALGTNTDPYQRAEGRYRLMPGILTALAESGTSYSILTKGTLLRRDLPLIAEAEHDGPGASVSISLAVIDPELQRDIEPGTPSPQARLALISAIRDAGLNCHVMVAPVLPGLTDSTEHLDALLHAIADAGATGATVFGLHLRGSTRGWFMQWLQRAHPELVFRYRSLYRRGAYLPPEYRDELRARVAPLLTRYRLTGRGPMARAGAVSSEVTAPAHPTLF; translated from the coding sequence ATGCGATGGGACGGGCAGAGTGTGCGCGCCGACGACGGTGCGCTGCCGGGTCTGGCCCGGCTCGGTTTCGTCCGGACCGTCCGCACGCCGGAGTTCGACGGGATCACCTTCCACGAGATCCTGTGCAAATCCGCGCTGAACAAGGTGCCCGATGCGGCCATGCTGCCGTTCCGGTACACCGTCAACGGCTACCGCGGCTGCTCGCATGCCTGCCGGTACTGTTTCGCCCGGCCAACCCACGAGTACCTGGATTTCGATCCCGGTGCCGACTTCGACACCCAGGTCGTGGTGAAAACCAATGTGGCCGAAGTGCTTTCCCGTGAGCTCCGTCGACCCTCATGGGCCCGGGAGACGGTCGCGCTGGGCACCAACACCGATCCCTATCAGCGGGCCGAGGGACGTTACCGGCTGATGCCGGGCATCCTGACCGCGCTCGCCGAATCCGGTACCTCGTACTCGATCCTGACCAAGGGCACCCTGTTGCGCCGCGATCTGCCGTTGATCGCCGAGGCCGAGCATGACGGGCCGGGTGCCAGTGTGTCGATCTCGCTGGCGGTGATCGATCCGGAGCTTCAGCGTGACATCGAACCCGGCACACCGTCCCCGCAGGCGCGGCTGGCGCTGATCTCGGCCATCCGTGACGCGGGCCTGAACTGCCACGTGATGGTCGCGCCCGTGCTGCCCGGCCTGACCGATTCCACCGAGCATCTCGATGCGCTGCTGCACGCCATCGCCGACGCGGGCGCGACGGGCGCCACCGTGTTCGGGCTGCACCTGCGCGGTTCCACCCGGGGGTGGTTCATGCAGTGGCTACAGCGTGCGCATCCCGAGCTCGTCTTCCGATACCGGAGTCTGTACCGGCGCGGGGCCTATCTCCCGCCGGAGTACCGCGATGAGCTGCGTGCCCGGGTGGCGCCGCTGCTCACGCGGTACCGATTGACTGGGCGTGGGCCCATGGCGCGCGCCGGTGCCGTTTCCTCCGAAGTCACGGCACCGGCGCACCCCACCTTGTTCTGA
- a CDS encoding phytanoyl-CoA dioxygenase, whose translation MLDVDRFISDGYLKIESAFDRELGLRCHDQLWRATGLDPADPTSWTESLIRVTAMATPDFTASANTDVLTEAFDVLVGRDGWQPRLGMGTFPLRFPSTAAPPEAGWHVEASFHDAEGPRLSLRSRGRALLMLFLYSDVGPDDAPTAIRVGSHLAVPKVLAEYGSDGAPWMPICEKVVPATENCDVVSATGRIGDVYLCHPFVVHTATAHRGAVPRFMAQPPLEPTGELDLEAEHPSPVAAAVVRGLTP comes from the coding sequence ATGCTCGACGTGGACCGCTTCATCAGTGACGGCTACCTCAAAATCGAGTCCGCCTTCGACCGCGAACTGGGCCTGCGCTGCCACGACCAGCTGTGGAGGGCCACCGGCCTGGACCCTGCCGATCCCACGAGTTGGACGGAATCGCTGATCAGGGTGACCGCCATGGCGACCCCGGATTTCACGGCGTCGGCCAACACCGACGTTCTCACCGAGGCGTTCGATGTCCTTGTCGGGCGCGATGGTTGGCAACCCCGGCTCGGGATGGGTACCTTCCCCCTGCGCTTTCCGAGCACCGCGGCGCCACCTGAGGCGGGATGGCATGTCGAGGCATCGTTCCATGACGCCGAGGGTCCGCGGTTGAGCCTGCGGTCCCGCGGCCGCGCATTGCTGATGCTGTTCCTGTATTCCGACGTCGGCCCCGATGATGCACCGACCGCGATCCGGGTCGGCTCGCATCTGGCCGTACCGAAAGTGTTGGCCGAGTACGGGTCCGACGGCGCTCCATGGATGCCGATCTGCGAGAAGGTGGTCCCGGCCACCGAGAACTGCGATGTCGTCTCGGCCACCGGACGCATCGGTGACGTCTACCTGTGCCACCCGTTCGTGGTGCACACCGCGACCGCGCACCGTGGCGCGGTCCCCCGGTTCATGGCCCAGCCTCCCCTGGAACCCACCGGCGAACTCGACCTCGAGGCCGAGCATCCGAGCCCGGTGGCCGCCGCGGTAGTGCGCGGGCTCACGCCGTGA
- a CDS encoding acyl-CoA dehydrogenase family protein encodes MTDTAISTHTDESVADFSARARAWLAENMPPIDPENPPFMVRAEQQSWDRAKELQQKLHAGGFAGICFPREYGGLGLDLAYQKAFNAECRAYEMPLILNTPSFTICSATILDVGSEDQKRERISAAIRGEEILCQLLSEPSGGSDLAGVITRADRVGDKWVINGAKTWSTSAFAADYGLMLARTDWTVPKHAGLTMFLVPLSAPGITMRRITEVNGNEEFCEEFFDGLELGDDAVVGAVNDGWTVASRQLHHERRAVGGGSEFASGTGAENASEMPPDHVGLAEATGQGGDARVQDLAGRALARRIVKDQLIDHVSRCIANGSLPPNAGTLIRLFHAETTELEVDTALAIAGTAGVIDDGTGLQEIGVRYLSRQTGSLGGGSSEMARNVISERVLGFPREPAADRGVPFNQVKRNKV; translated from the coding sequence ATGACCGACACCGCGATCTCCACCCACACCGATGAGTCGGTCGCCGATTTCAGCGCCAGGGCACGGGCATGGCTGGCAGAGAACATGCCGCCGATCGACCCGGAAAATCCCCCGTTCATGGTGCGCGCCGAACAGCAGTCGTGGGACCGCGCCAAGGAACTGCAGCAGAAACTGCACGCGGGTGGGTTCGCCGGCATCTGCTTCCCCCGCGAATACGGCGGACTGGGACTGGATCTGGCCTACCAGAAGGCGTTCAACGCCGAATGCCGCGCCTACGAGATGCCACTGATCCTGAACACCCCGTCATTCACCATCTGCTCGGCGACCATCCTGGACGTCGGCAGCGAGGACCAGAAGCGCGAGCGCATCTCGGCGGCCATCCGGGGTGAGGAGATCCTGTGCCAGCTGCTGTCGGAGCCCAGCGGCGGATCCGACTTGGCCGGGGTGATCACCCGGGCCGACCGGGTCGGCGACAAGTGGGTCATCAACGGCGCCAAGACCTGGAGCACCAGTGCGTTCGCGGCCGACTACGGCTTGATGCTGGCCCGCACCGACTGGACCGTGCCCAAGCACGCGGGCCTCACCATGTTCCTGGTACCGCTGTCCGCGCCCGGGATCACGATGCGCCGGATCACCGAGGTCAACGGCAACGAGGAGTTCTGCGAGGAGTTCTTCGACGGTCTCGAACTCGGCGATGACGCCGTGGTCGGTGCGGTCAACGACGGCTGGACCGTGGCGTCGCGCCAGTTGCACCACGAGCGGCGTGCCGTCGGTGGCGGATCCGAATTCGCCAGTGGCACAGGCGCCGAGAACGCCAGCGAGATGCCGCCCGATCATGTGGGCCTGGCCGAGGCCACCGGACAGGGCGGCGACGCCCGGGTGCAGGACCTGGCCGGCCGTGCGCTGGCTCGTCGCATCGTCAAGGATCAGCTCATCGACCACGTGTCCCGGTGCATCGCGAACGGCTCGCTGCCGCCGAACGCCGGCACCTTGATCCGGTTGTTCCACGCCGAGACCACCGAACTCGAGGTCGACACCGCGCTGGCCATCGCCGGCACCGCCGGGGTGATCGATGACGGCACCGGGCTGCAGGAGATCGGCGTGCGCTACCTGTCCCGGCAAACGGGTTCACTGGGCGGCGGCAGCTCCGAGATGGCCCGCAACGTCATCAGCGAGCGGGTTCTCGGCTTCCCTCGCGAACCGGCCGCCGATCGTGGCGTTCCGTTCAATCAGGTCAAACGCAACAAGGTCTAG
- a CDS encoding acyl-CoA dehydrogenase family protein, with product MTAAANPEQMLFASTAQAFLDKEVPLSTVREIQGSGGSFDARWWQRAAELGWTSLLVPEELGGGSVSGDGVADLALLAEQAGRTVAPGPLHPVSVVLAGLVEAPDGHESTIESLVSGEAVASWAVYEPGNPFSPLTADVTAAAVDGGYRLDGVKDRVESGDAADVLLVTARLDGAVRQFVVPADAAGVSIETQRSVDMVKRYARISFDGVRVDAAAVLGSAEQTAEVIERQRQVALVLQCAETVGILDAVLAMTNQWLLDRHSFGRPLASYQALKHRFADMKLWFEAARATTAGAAEAVGARSPDARKFVSVAKAYVGERAPVMLQDCVQLHGGIGVTWEHDLHLYLRRAALNRAMFGSPEDHHRVIFELSRKVPA from the coding sequence ATGACCGCTGCGGCCAATCCGGAACAGATGCTGTTCGCCTCGACCGCGCAGGCCTTCCTGGACAAGGAGGTCCCGCTGAGCACGGTGCGCGAGATACAGGGCAGCGGGGGCTCTTTCGACGCCCGGTGGTGGCAGCGCGCGGCCGAGCTGGGGTGGACGAGCCTGCTGGTGCCCGAAGAACTCGGCGGCGGCAGCGTCTCCGGTGACGGAGTGGCCGATCTCGCGCTACTCGCCGAGCAGGCCGGACGCACCGTCGCCCCCGGCCCGCTGCACCCGGTCAGCGTGGTGCTGGCCGGACTCGTCGAGGCGCCGGACGGTCACGAATCGACGATCGAGTCGCTGGTCTCCGGCGAAGCGGTGGCGAGTTGGGCGGTCTATGAACCCGGTAATCCGTTCTCCCCGTTGACCGCCGACGTGACGGCGGCCGCCGTCGATGGCGGCTACCGGCTCGACGGCGTCAAGGACCGCGTCGAATCCGGCGATGCGGCCGACGTGCTGCTGGTGACGGCGAGGCTGGACGGCGCGGTGCGGCAGTTCGTGGTGCCCGCCGACGCGGCCGGCGTGAGCATCGAGACCCAGCGCTCGGTGGACATGGTGAAGCGCTACGCCCGAATCTCATTCGACGGCGTCCGGGTCGATGCCGCCGCGGTGCTGGGCTCGGCCGAGCAGACCGCCGAGGTGATCGAACGCCAGCGCCAGGTGGCGCTGGTGCTGCAATGCGCCGAGACCGTCGGCATCCTGGACGCGGTGCTGGCGATGACCAATCAATGGCTGCTCGACCGGCACAGCTTCGGCCGGCCGCTGGCCTCCTATCAGGCCCTCAAGCATCGGTTCGCGGATATGAAACTGTGGTTCGAGGCCGCCCGGGCCACCACCGCCGGTGCCGCCGAAGCCGTCGGCGCCCGGTCCCCGGACGCACGCAAGTTCGTCAGTGTCGCGAAAGCCTATGTCGGCGAACGTGCCCCGGTGATGCTGCAGGACTGTGTGCAGCTGCACGGCGGCATCGGCGTGACCTGGGAGCATGACCTGCACCTGTATCTGCGGCGGGCGGCCCTGAACCGGGCGATGTTCGGCTCGCCCGAGGACCACCACCGAGTCATCTTCGAACTGAGCCGAAAGGTTCCCGCATGA